Genomic segment of Drosophila willistoni isolate 14030-0811.24 chromosome 2L unlocalized genomic scaffold, UCI_dwil_1.1 Seg139, whole genome shotgun sequence:
tcttggtaAAGTTCACTCGCAGGCAATTTTGCCATCGAAACTACTGAGAGCTATCGCAAAGGCTTGCATGGCACACAAAGGATAACGATAGTCCATGGTAAAGACATCCTCTGAGGTGCGCCCAAATTGCATGACTATATATTCAGGATCTGAATCGTGTACCAATTGGAAATTCTTCACCGATGCTTGAGTGACACGACCATGAAAATTAAGGACATACGATTGAGTCTCATCATTCCAAACGGGTGTTTTATTATGCAGTTCCACTATGTTGTCCATGTTCTACAAAGGAAGATGAAGAAGATTAAGAAGTGTTTTCCAGAGGAGTAACGTGGATTTTACCTTTAATTTCCATAGATCTAGTATGCCTTGTTGTTTGGGATCTGCTGAACTAATTTTAACACGCTGATCATCTTCGGTCATGCCTGGCAGTATCACAGTCATGTTGCGTGGTCCCTTAAAGCCCAATATATTGGTATCCTGTGggttgaaaattaattaataaatattccCCTCTTCCTTTCCAGAGATCTACTCACATAAATAATGACAGCCAAATCGAGACGTGGACTTTCAGTGCTATCTTTGTTGCCATTGTCGAAGACCGTGAAGGATGTGCCAAAGACATTGGAACGCAATTTGCCACAGAAGCCATCGGCTTGACGAGACAAATCCGTAGGATCGCAGCTAACAATATAATTGGAGGTTTTGCTCTTCTTGCGTTTACGTCCTGGAATAATATACATgttaaaaatgaaatcatttcAGGCCTTGCCCACTCACCTCCTAGTAAAAAGATCTTTTTGCCATAATCTCTCTCCAAATGCAAATAGTATATGGGAAATAGACCACGATCCATGCCCTTGCGGTCACGGGTAATGCGACATTTATAGAGAACACCCTGTGGCGCTGGTTGCATAACAAACTGATCGATATTACCAATGACATCGCCCTCGGATTCACCACCATTCGCTGTGCCATTGCTACCCTCCAGATTGGCCTCTTTGTACGGCGATGCAGCCATGCCGGCTGGACGGACTGGAGCAGCTGCTGCTATATTTCGATTGGCATAGTCATCCTCATCCAGAGTATCGCTAAAGGATTGCTGACGTGTTCGCGGACGAGTCGAATTGGCGCTAAGTGGCAGAGGTTTCTGTTGTTCCTGCATGGGCACAGGACTGCTCTCCTCATCTTCCAGCTCATGTGATGAGATTTCCTCAATCAAATCGGCTAAGAATACAAAACATTtagtttaattgaaatttgtttatgGATCTATCGACTCACCCTCTTGACTAATAGTGCTTAGAGTGCGCAAATTATTCGAATTATTGCGACTTCCTGCACCACCCACAGAGATAAGATTGTTTCCGCTTATGTGGCTAGTAGCGCTGCTATTATGGGTCAATATTTGATCCGGGTTCTGTGGTGAGCTCATAAATTGCATAGGTCCATCATAGGCATGCAGTTCCCGGCTATTGCTACGCATTCCCGACATGGGACGATTAATCTGCAGATCACTAGCCTGGACCATGCCTGGCGAGGCACGCTTCTGTCGGATATAGGCTTCCATCAGCTGACGCTGTAagaaaaattgtgaaaataaagttaagtcaaatctaataataatagtaatattAGAACTAAGTACATAGGCAtatcaaaattttcaaaaaaattttaatttgaaatcgCTATTCTCTCATTTGATATTTATTctaatatatttttgcatttcaaaTTACATTAAATACAACAATCTTGATTAAAAAACTGGTTTTAATCTGATACTTAATTGTTTAACAATTATTTGTAAGCCAGTtcctaaatgaatttttcatataaaacCTGATTTTGAAATACTCAAACGAAAAAAGGTTTGCTTAATGTTTTTAAGTCAAAACAATAAGTACAAAATGTGGTTTAGAATGATATATCATTCTAATCATGTGATCAATCTACGTAGTAACTaataatttgtgttttttcggAAACAAAAAACTAGGTCTGACATAATTTTTAAAACGCTTGAATTATaaagttaatttatttataggaCATTTTAAAGTATCCTTTAGTGGAAATTATTAtcttttatttcattgaaGTACACATTTTAGTCCATATCTTGAAACTCAATAATTTGCTGACACCATAAACCCTTAATTTCTCCGAATTTACAAacttataaaacaaattcttaaagaacttttttttacgatttttttaaactttattttttgcaGTTTTGCGACTCTAAGTCATATTGTCAATCATTTAAAATTGTgtatactaaaaaaaaagggatTCTTCCCCGTCTAATCGGATACTTCATTCAAATATCGGTTAAGAATTGgctaaatacaaaataatttaattagttATTTTTCTTGAGTTTTAATTTGTCAAAATAgaaattatcaaaaaaatttccaaGAACAAATGGTATAAATATTGAAACGATCAATATTGGTTTTGATGAATACTTAGAAAGTTAAATTCACTTCTTTCCATTTCTGAAATCGCGATCAATGTAAAGAtattttgaaagaaaaattcagGAATGTCAGAAacgaaaatataaatattatataaaataatgttttgatgTGGTTTGTTTCCCAAAAGTAATATCTCAACACGGAAAAATCTTCAATAGTTTATAAGTCCTTTAAGTTAAAACTATACACTTGAAATTTTGGAAAGTTTATAAGAGTTTGAGGCAATTTTGCAAAAGAGTATTTGTATGCTTATTGTCTGTAGACAAATCGAGTGACATCGCTAATAATATATTACAAGAATGTGACCTTATGATTTTTATGGGATACAAGGGATCACAGAGCTCAGAGGGTCGTCAATATACTTTGCCAAGCCTTTGACTCTCAGACAATAAGCTAAGATTTAGACTCCattattttgatttctttGTAATGGTTAGCAACTTGGTGATATATAATTCCctatatataggtacatatatatatttatatacatatatcatcaATGTATATAAATCAAGCACTTgaggaaaaaacaaatacttgAAGATATCAGTAAGGCGATAGAAGCAATTTGATTTTAGTTTCTTATCGTTTGATGATGAGATTTACAATGGGCAACACGTTTTAGTAATGATTTCAAACTGAAAACTATTTGTCTGTCTAGTAACAATTTATGTATTTGGAACATCTTTGATAATTATATGTAATTTGTGGCTAATTTGTGTTTGAGatagaataaataaatttactgAAAAGCTACACCCACAGATCATAACAagtaattgtaataaaaatatGGATATACACATATTAGCTTGGGTAACCCTAATAGCTTTTGGCGAATACGTAAATGCAAAACGATTTGAGGCTGCAGGTAATTTGCACAATTTGTAGGGGAACCGATCCGATGCCGCGTTATGTTATAGTATTTGCCACTTGTCTGAATCGGCGGGGGTACAATTGATGGCCATGATTTCattataaaagatttaaattCCAAGTTCAAACCGaaatcaaaacaaacaaacgaatTAGTCAGGGTGAAATCCTTGTAAAGGGTTTTCTTTCGTTTATTTTCAAACTAGTTAGAGTACAGTGGGGGGAGAAGAGAAAGGTAGAAAGGGTAGACTTTATCTATAGAAAATTAACATTACTCAATATACTTTCAATGGTGGCATTGACCAAACGTTCTTTGTTAGCTGGTGAACACTGTAGTTGAAAGAATTCGGGTAAGTCCTCTTCTGCCTCAAAGGCACTTGTCTTATTGGCTGGCAACCACAAATCCAAACGATCATAGATAACACCAGTGGGTCCCTGCTTGATGAACCAATCGATGGACTCACGATCCTTGATATCTGAACCCCAGAGCAGAATCAAAGGCACTTGAGCCTTGGCACGCTGTACCAGCGAAGGATCCGCCTTAATGAACACTGCATTTGGTACTATGCCAGCCAAATCGAATGCCTGAGCAAAATTGATGCTCTGCTCGACATTTGCAGCACGTGGATCGGCAAAGGCATTCTCCGTGCTGGCACTCAGGAATAGAACTGGATACATATTCTGTTTGAAACGCAACAAGGTACACAAATCGGCATcgaaactttttaatatatttagaCGTCCGCAACCATATTTTTGCACCACTTCCAATATGCGATCCACAAATAGATTCTTATCAATAGTTTGCTCACTCTCATACAAGCCATTCGCTTTCAGTTGAGGCCATTTGATTTCAATGTCAAAGCCCACACTGAGATTAACTTGCTCGAAGAATTGCTGAAGTGTGGGAAATAGACGTTGCTCCTCATTGGCCACATTATTATGAGCAGGATATtcaatgattttgttgttaataATCTGATAAGTTTTCAGTTCCTTCAATTGCTCGTATGTGATGTCTTTCAGCAAAACTTCTGTGAGATCAGCACGACTTGTCGGGGTCTTGGAATCGATGCAAACACGTATGGCATAATCATGATGGATAATGGGGACCAAATCACTGGTCAATTGTACATCAAATTCCACTAGATCGGCACCCAAGGCAGCTGAAGCCAACATGGAACCGAGAGTATTCTCAATGAGGGGAGCCGCATTGGTTGCCATGGTTAGACTCTTGCCCAAACCACGATGTCCTATCTCGAGTGCAGTCCAATTGGAACGCCAATAATTCACGAAACTAGTGCGAAAATCAAAACTGCCATTTGTCATGGGTTTAACCACAAGATACTCCAAGCGAAGGCTACCAATTACTCGCTGCCAAACTGGTGAGATCAACTGAAGGTTCACTTTGCCCTCACTTTTCTTTAGAGTATATGGCTGCAAATGGGCATAGCCCAGCAAACGTATCACATTGTTTGATATATCCTCGGCATAGACCTCCACTAGATAGGCCACTTGCTCTGCCTCTGCGAGAGTTATATGAAACATTAGGATATCCTGCCTGGTGTAGGGTACTCCATATTCCTTTTGACGCCTCAATTTGCTATTGCCATAGGACATTTTCACGTATTCCACCTTGGCACGAGCTGAAGTCAAAATGGGCAGAAGTGTGGCAGGATCTACAGCTTGTAGGCGTAGGCGTAGTTGTCCTGCTGTGGTCTCGGGAGCTTCTTCCTCTAGCTCTAGAGCCTCCAAACCGAATATCTTAAACTGAACAATTTGTCCAGTCTTCTGGAGCCAACCGCGTTTCATGTCTTGTAAGATATCTGTTCGATTTCCAGCCAATTTTGTGGTATTAAATGATCTTGCCTCCACACCCGATTCCCAACGACGTATTTGCACATTTCCAGGACTCTTCACTGCCGCCGCAAAGTAACGATATTCCACACTGCTATTTTGTGGTATCAATACCGATCCCTTCCAGACATTATGCATCGCTGTGCTATTGAGTAGAACAGCCTTAGACGCTTGCCATTCACCCAGAATGGGTAAATTGCCCACCAATGCAGGTCTTTCATCTGCCTGAAGATGTATTGTCTCGGGAATATTCAGCGTAAAATTGAACAACAATGGAGCATTCCGTTTGGGTGGTATAAAACGACGAGCTGCATAGTACTTCTCATAATACGAATCACTGTCACATTGCGTCTCCACTGGCAGCAAACACAGGGCACTCAGCCAGGCCACGGTGAGAACAGAAACAAGAGTTTTACCAGCTGACATGGTCTTTGGTCAGTGGTCTGTGGTCTGGTCTGATCTGGGCACTACGAAGGCGATTACTGAACTGATTTGGCTGAATGGTCGCCTGCCTTATCggtcgattttttttttcagagtGAGAGATTTATAGCAAAAGGCATCATCGTTGTTCAGGTGATAAGCGAGTGACTGAGTGAGTATATATTTACGCGATTGCAAATCTCCGACTAACTAACAGAAGCAACTAACTAGCACGTGTGGGCACGAGATGTTGTTGAAAAGCTCGGTAATAGTTTTAATGAATTAGATTTTGAGTGGGGGGagacataacaaaaaaaagcttCCATCTCCATGCTCAATCCATCAAAGGGGGCCATGTTGACCCCCTGATGTTGAGTTGAGCAATTTACATGGTGAAAGTTTCGTCAAATTCGTCCGTGTAATTCATCCGCCTTGCTCAATTACATTAGATTTCGTAACAATTGTCGTATTGTAGATAATCCATTGAATTAGTGTACAGTTTGGCTCAAAAGCATTTTTAGCTTAAAGTCTCGTTTTTTCTCTCGCGTTTCTCTTGAACAACTTCTTAAAACGGATTTAAGTTTGCGTGCCTTTGAGGCACGTTTACGACAGTTTTCTTCGTTTTCTTCTTGGATTTTTTTTATGGGCCAAACTTGATTATGTGGAAATGTGAAATCAGTTGGTGGAACTAAGTGAGAAAAGTCAGGCAAGTCCTGAGCACGTACGTACAAACGGAACTGAATAGAACACAGCAGACAGGAAATTGAAGCGGAAAATGAAAGGAACATTCAAAATGAGATTATATTCGAATACGTTCAATATGTTTTTCtgtctttttatttcattatgTTTTGCAACGCtgaataaaattcaatttttcagAAACAAACGATCGTAAGAACAGATTTTGGAAACTAAAGCTTTAAAGATCAATAAATGGAacttgctttttatttatttgatttttattcaatGAATTCAATTGATCTCAGCTGCATCAGTTTGGTTTAAAGTTAACGACTACGTTCaacgaaaatttaaattaggGCCAGAAATGAATAGTTAAAAAGCCAAACTTTAGATCGTTCAGTTAAAGGgcacaaaatatacaaaaatataactaaatctttaatttcaagtgaaaaacttttaaatttgaGTCATTATCATAAAGTTATTTAGACTAAAGATAGTAAAACTGACTTGCTAAACAAACTACCATAGAgctaataaaacaattttcattacTGAAAATTACCTCCTCTGAACTAAAACTCAGAAAACATGCTATAATGTTTTGAAGGACGTTTTGAAGGAAATGAGCTAAACTTAGCTTAAGCTTGATCAATATCAATGCTCTCGGCAAACAATAAGTCATAATTTTCATTCTTGTAATATGAAATCTTTTCTCTTGCATTTATTTTCCTTTAATGGTATGTCAAAAAGGCTGAGCCCTTTGTATATTATTTACAATTTCCTTTGTTTTTCAAGTATGTCAGATCTAATCTTCTATTACAGAGAGGCATTTGTTTCATGTACATTCTTTCTGCTTAAAACCTAATCAGTTTCTAGAAATTAACATTAAACTCGCCCATTAGAGAGACTGAgacaatgttttttttttgcttaggccgttcattttaattttatgatAAAATTTGCATATACATAATTAGAGGGCGTTGCAGTTGGGATACTAAAAAACAGAACATAAAACGTTTCTACATTAAGATTAGATAGTGAAGACGACTCTAAGATACCTTGCTTAATAAAAACGGCTTTTAAGtgaattaaatgaatttaatgtTTCATCATTACTTAAGAGTTAACTATGGACCTCAAAAGGAAAGAATACGAGTCCCTGAGTCATTTCATACTAAACTCTTCAACATTTAAGTAGATGaaatgttttaacaataaaacagttcaaaaatattattgaaaaatattcaaaattagtATGTAACTAATTTATGTAACTAATTTAAACTAGGGTGAAATCGACTTTAATGTTATCCAAAGACTAGTTTTGCATCAAGCAAGTCCTTGGAGGTTTCAAATGCTGGAAAGTATGCAACAAACAGTCTATTAATTGAAATAATGAATACTTTCCCAGACCCTTGCATACTTCAAGGGACAAAGTTCTATGGAAATATTAAGCccatatttaaaacaaatttattcaattaaattatatataggAAAAAGcctttttcaatgtttttagtGTAGTGGGAATTAATAGCATTAATTTAAaactaataatttttaaatgttaatttaattttttgtcaatttcaatttaaataactTTATTTAGGTCAGACTCATTTGTATTGTCTAATATGCcccatagttttttttttttaaacaggGTCCGAGGTTGTTTATAAGCATAAGGAAACAGTATAACTTTCTTTTGGCAACATTAAAACCTTAGCCATTATCTGTTGATGGCTCTTCCTCTTACCACATAATATGCCCTTTAACCCAGCCTTTaatgggtataaaaaaaaacacatcgCCAACATATGTGGCATACTTTTAGGGGTCGCGTAATAAAATGATTACTCATACGCACacccacaaaacaaaaacgaggAAATTTGAGTAaagtcagcagcagcagcagcaacaaacaaCCACAATAACAAGTACAAGATGAAAAAAAGAATGTATTGTAAATGAGACCCCTTCCACCTTCCCCCAAAACACTCTATTCTCCACACATTCTCCTTTACTTTTTAACAGCTAAATCCAGAGGAAGTACGATGCAAAGAGAGGCAACATCATGAAGGGTATAAGGTATTAAAGTCACGTATTACAGCGGATTAaggccacaaaaaaaaagtcgaaaagaaaggaaggaaaaaaaattgccgATGGGGAGACCAAAGTGTAAATCCACTtaatattagaatttaaatagaatttgaCAAATGTTTTACCCCAGAAAAGCAGTCAAAGCCGCCACGACAAGACTATTAAAGCTCACATAAAATCATATGGCCGTTGGCTTGGAAAAGGACTCACCAATTTTCAGCATGGTCAACATTAACTAAAATGGATGAGCGACAGACTGAgggaaaagaaagaaagaaagagagagatagatagagagagagagagagagagagagagagagagagcgagagaagaGATGGCTAACATATTGGAATCTTGCTTGTGGCTTCATAGAAACTATTATGGGTCCTTCGCCTTtgacatcatcatcaacgCCATTCCCAACTTCCTATCGTTTCCTTCGTCGACCCTTCGTGCGTGTTTTTGGTGTTGTTGATTTTCGGTCATATTGACATTCATTTATGTCCCTCGCTTCATTAAGCCATAAGCCATGACCATAGACGTGAACGTGTCATGTTCACTTTGTTCCCTTTTGCCGACTAGTCAGAGAGagcacacaaaacaaaaaaaaaacacataccAAAAAGGTGACCCTAAGATTACATGAGATTCTCAGTAGGATAAGGCcataataaaccaaaaaaagccCTCAACTATTTGtagaaaaacgaaaattgtttaacaGTCACAAAATGGACTGGGAATGGGTTAAGGATTAACTATGAgcaaattgtgtgtgtgtatgtgtgtgtgaaaaattGATTAGTTATGTTATTTTGTAGATAAGAGATGTCTTTCATATTGAAAGAGTTGATGGATTTTTAGTGTAGTAAATGTCATTATCTAACTAAGGGATAATGAAGACCTTATTTCGAGTGACAACTGTTTTGACTTTCCCAAAGAGATAATTGGAAATTCGAATGTTTATGGAGTCCAGATAGACAGaagtatatattttcttaatttccTTTCAGAAGAAAGTGATTTATTGGTTTTCTATTACaagagaaataaataaatatatacctaTAAATATCTCGAATTAAATTTTGTGAAAAAGGACTGCATTTATTGTGTGTTTTTATCTAAAACTACCTAAAAACAATAACATAAGTTGCCACGAAAATGTAACGCATTTACATTGATTTGCTAGtcaaatttggaaaaaattcTATCCGAATTTGCAAATGAGAATCTTATTGGTTAGTAATGTGCAACTCAtattaaaattgtaatttattgATGATATGAGATAATGAGAAAACAAATCATCATAAGAAGCAACATCTGCATTATGTATTGATACCATTTACTTGGGATAAAGTTTTAGCTTTAAACTTATAAACTCTCATTAACACAAAGCTGTGAAATTCAATGACATGATACTCAATGGAAAGCTAAGTAGAACGTGTCCCATCTCAGAAATTGGCAAATTATGTAAATCTCTACAGAGTACTCAAAGAAAGGGCATTAAGCTCCTTGAACAAAAGAACAAAGTCATTAACGTGACCATTTTGAGAAATGAAACACAGCAACTAATGGAAAATTATGTCTACACGgaaaaaagcatttaaaaatggCAATCGGCTTAAACGAACgacaaaaaggaaacttttTTGGCCTAAAGACCAACTCAGATTTAAAAAGTCGATGTCAATGCATTTCCAAGAACTAAATGGAATTCAAATGATGCCAAAAATAGTGCcaacaaatttaatagaatttcATCTTGTTGAAATGGCATACAATCAAGGGAAatcataaatgaaatttaaataaaactaacctTAACATGCAATGTAATTTCCTTGGGcgaattttttggtttttgctggcaattaaacttttatatagttttttcaCCAAATGAATTTTGCCTCTCTCATGTGGAAATGAATTCAATTTCCGGTTTCTGGTTGGCGATAACAATTTTTGCTCTCTACCAACTATTGAACACTGACATGTTTAGACTTCAAGGCAAGAAGGGAGAAAGATCTAGGTATCAAGGAAAATGAAATGGaaggagaaagaaaaaaaagtaatggAAACCAGAAATGGAAACAATTTTTCCTCTTACTAGTCATTTGCGGTTATCCTGCATATTGCCATGCTCCATACTTATTTCCATCTGTAGCAAAAATGacagaaagaagaaaaatttttgCGGCAACTGGTGAAAGTTTACTTTTTCTCGCTCTGGTTTTCTCTTCAATTTTTGcccttttttcttattttatagAAGGAGAGGAAATTCCTTTAATacttgcaaaagtttttgcgGCAAGTAACCAACAtgcaatatatacatacatacatagttgaCATTGCCCCgaaaaaagtaagaaaaaaaaaaataagaatgaGGACGAAGAAAGCAAGAACAAAACCCACTTAGTCGGTGATGTTGTTGAGACTGAAACCCAAACAGATCCTCAGGCGGAAATTAGTTAGGTAGACTTTAAGTGTTGCAATTCCAATAACAAAAAGGCATAACAACAAAagccaaataaacaaaaacccaaGAAACGACATTGACTGCGGCACTAACCAGCACCCCGCATCGCCCTCTCCTACACTGGCAGAGAGGGGCTCTTTCCACACAATTCTCAAATGTTTC
This window contains:
- the LOC6638331 gene encoding protein king tubby, coding for MSAISSRNQKMEQQRQLMEAYIRQKRASPGMVQASDLQINRPMSGMRSNSRELHAYDGPMQFMSSPQNPDQILTHNSSATSHISGNNLISVGGAGSRNNSNNLRTLSTISQEADLIEEISSHELEDEESSPVPMQEQQKPLPLSANSTRPRTRQQSFSDTLDEDDYANRNIAAAAPVRPAGMAASPYKEANLEGSNGTANGGESEGDVIGNIDQFVMQPAPQGVLYKCRITRDRKGMDRGLFPIYYLHLERDYGKKIFLLGGRKRKKSKTSNYIVSCDPTDLSRQADGFCGKLRSNVFGTSFTVFDNGNKDSTESPRLDLAVIIYDTNILGFKGPRNMTVILPGMTEDDQRVKISSADPKQQGILDLWKLKNMDNIVELHNKTPVWNDETQSYVLNFHGRVTQASVKNFQLVHDSDPEYIVMQFGRTSEDVFTMDYRYPLCAMQAFAIALSSFDGKIACE
- the LOC6638330 gene encoding glycerophosphocholine phosphodiesterase GPCPD1, whose protein sequence is MSAGKTLVSVLTVAWLSALCLLPVETQCDSDSYYEKYYAARRFIPPKRNAPLLFNFTLNIPETIHLQADERPALVGNLPILGEWQASKAVLLNSTAMHNVWKGSVLIPQNSSVEYRYFAAAVKSPGNVQIRRWESGVEARSFNTTKLAGNRTDILQDMKRGWLQKTGQIVQFKIFGLEALELEEEAPETTAGQLRLRLQAVDPATLLPILTSARAKVEYVKMSYGNSKLRRQKEYGVPYTRQDILMFHITLAEAEQVAYLVEVYAEDISNNVIRLLGYAHLQPYTLKKSEGKVNLQLISPVWQRVIGSLRLEYLVVKPMTNGSFDFRTSFVNYWRSNWTALEIGHRGLGKSLTMATNAAPLIENTLGSMLASAALGADLVEFDVQLTSDLVPIIHHDYAIRVCIDSKTPTSRADLTEVLLKDITYEQLKELKTYQIINNKIIEYPAHNNVANEEQRLFPTLQQFFEQVNLSVGFDIEIKWPQLKANGLYESEQTIDKNLFVDRILEVVQKYGCGRLNILKSFDADLCTLLRFKQNMYPVLFLSASTENAFADPRAANVEQSINFAQAFDLAGIVPNAVFIKADPSLVQRAKAQVPLILLWGSDIKDRESIDWFIKQGPTGVIYDRLDLWLPANKTSAFEAEEDLPEFFQLQCSPANKERLVNATIESILSNVNFL